From the Deltaproteobacteria bacterium genome, the window CGGCAGTGACGGCAAAATACGGGTCCTTGACCACCAGCACACGCGCTTCCATCTCCAAGTGGACATTACATAGAAGCACCACCTCTCCCAGCGTATCTAGCCTTACCGATCGCACTTCGCCATGACCATCAGTGCCCAGGCTCAGTTTCCCAGCTCCTGGTGAAGGACTGAAAATTCCATGATGGACGTTATCGCTATTAACAAACTTAATGGTGGTACCCTGCACGACCGGTATCACATTTGGAGAAAAGGTAAGATTTCGCTGCTCAATGATCACGGGCTCACGTTTGGGCGTCGACTGTACCGCCTCAACACTTTCAAGATACACGATCACGCTTTCGACCGGCTTGTCGTTCAGCGTGACGGTGCCACTTAACGATGCAGCCTCGCTCTGGGCTGAGAGCAGTAGACAAGTCGCAAACGTGAACACCAATAGCGTAAATTTCACACCATCCCCTGTGTCATCCGGATTCTGATCTTCCTCTTTTTGCTAGATCGGGGGTTCGGGGATTTTTTTTAGGATGATACAGAGAGAGACTGGGGAGGGAGTGCTTCTATTTTTTCTGACCTCATCCTGGCCTTCTCCCTGATGGGAAAAGGAACCGCGAATGATCCACGCATCGTGGCCCTACCGGTCAAGTAAGGGAATGGGAGATGAGTTTTCTCAGTTCCCTCTTCTGTTACGAAGAGGGATAGGGTGAGGTTTTTAGCTCTGTCGTGAGCGCTTCTCAACGTTTAATGCAGCTTCTCGCAGGGCCTCTGGAAGCGTGGGGTGACCGTGCATGGCGCGGGCCATATCTTCAGCCGATGCGCCAAATTCCATCGCCATGACCGCTTCAGCAATGATGTCCGAAGCACGTGGTCCAACGATGTGCACTCCGAGAATACGATCAGTCTTCGCATCAGCAATGACTTTCACCATGCCATCAGCCTCATCCATGCATCGGGCCCGGCCATTGGCAAGGAAAGAAAAGGTACCGACTTTGTATTGGACCTCTGAAGCTTTTGCCGCTTCTTCAGAAAGACCGACTGACGCGACCTCAGGCCAGGTGTACACGATACCCGGCACGACATCATAGTTCACATGGCCCGCTTTCCCGGCCAGTAACTCAGCGAGTGCCACGCCTTCTTCCTCAGCTTTGTGCGCTAACATCGGACCTGTAATCGCATCGCCGAGCGCATATATGCCTGCGACGTTCGTCTGGTAGTGGTGATCAACTTTCACCCGACCGCGTTCATCGAACGCGACACCGATCTCGGCTGCGCCAAGGCCAGCAGTATAGGCTTTGCGCCCGACAGCAACGAGTACTCGGTCAGCCTTGAGTTCCTTGTTTTCTTTTTTATCGTTCTCAACAGTCAACGTCACTTCGCCGTTGTTCACCGTTGCTTGAGTGACCTTCGATCCGAGCATGAAGGAAAAGCCTTGCTTGGTCAGAGAACGTTGGAGAGCCGAGGCGATTTGTGCGTCGATCCCTGGAACAAGTCGAGGAAGCAGTTCGACCACGGTCACTTTCGCGCCGAGGCGAAGCCATACTGACCCTAACTCCAAGCCAATTGCTCCACCACCGACAACGACTAAATGTTGCGGAACCTGAGAAAAGGTCAGGGCTTCGGTTGAACTCACAATGCGTTCACCATCAAAGGGCACGGTCGGCAGGGCAATCGGTTCACTACCAGTGGCAATGACGATGGCTCTCGCTTGCACGTCTTGTGTCGAACCATCAGCGGCAGTGATCGTCACTGTTCGAGCATCACGAAAACGCGCCTGGCCTTGCAGGCGCGTCACTTTATTTTTCTTAAAGAGGCCCTCGATCCCTTTCGTCAACCCTTCGACAACTTTGTCTTTGCGCTGCATCATCGCCGGGAGATCAAGCGTGACGTTACTACAGACGACGCCATGATGCGCGAACTTCTCTTTGGCTTGGGCAAACCATTCACTCGAATCGAGTAAAGCTTTGCTCGGGATACAGCCAACGTTGAGACAGGTGCCACCAAGCGTAGGCGACTTCTCCACACAGGCCGTGCGCAAGCCAAGCTGCGCGGCTCGGATTGCGCCCACATAACCGCCAGGGCCCGAGCCGATCACTAAGACATCAAATTGTTGTGTTTCAGCCATTCCTCAACCCGCATTCCGCAGTCGTCAATCCGCAATTAGGTTTATAGTCCGAACAGCATCCGGGCCGGGTCTTCAAGGCAGTCCTTGATCCGCCGCAGGAAAAGAACGGCCTCGCGACCATCAACAATGCGATGATCGTAAGACAGAGCCACATACATCATGGGGCGGACAACGATCTCATCGTTAGGTCCCGCAACGATCGGACGTTTTTCGATCTTATGCATGCCAAGGATGCCACTTTGCGGCGGATTGAGAATCGGCGTCGACATCAGCGAGCCATACACGCCACCATTACTAATAGTGAAAGTCCCGCCAGCAAGTTCCTCAACTTTGATTTTCCCAGCACGCGCCCGCTGACCGAGTTCACCCAATTCGATCTCAATTTGCGCAAAACTCTTGCGGTCCACCTCACGAATCACTGGCACCAGTAACCCTTGCTCGGTTCCGACCGCAATGCCGAGGTCATAATAATTCTTATAGATGATGTCCTCACCACGAATCTCAGCATTGATCGCCGGGAAGGCACGGAGCGCTTCTACACTCGCTTTCGCGAAGATCGACATAAAGCCGAGCGAAATACCGTAGCGCTCCTTGAAGCTCTCATTGTATTTGGAGCGCAGCGCCATCGCCGCACTCATGTCAATTTCGTTGAACGTGGTTAGAATCGCCGCCGTGTTTTGCACTTGCTTGAGGCGTTCGGCGATGCGTCGGCGAATACGGCTCATTGGCTGGGGTTGTTCACGCGGCACGTTCCCATCCGCAAACGCGGCAACAATCGGCGGTGGCGCTGCAGGACGTTGGACGGGAGCAGGTGGTGTGGACACTGGTGCTGGTGCGGCTTTCGCGGATACGTGTTCCAGGACATCACCCTTGGTTATCCTTCCACCACGACCGGTAGCGGCAACATCGGTAGGGTTCACCGCATGCTCTTCGACCAGGCGACGCACGGCTGGGCTTAATGGTGCAACAGGGGTTTGTGGCTGCACGGGCGCAACTGGTGCTGGAGTTGGAGATTTTGCCGCCGCAGTTGGTGCTGGACGGGCAGTGGCCGTGGCTCCTGGAGTCACGCGTCCAATCACCTCGCCAATCTCGACTTTTTCACCTGCGGGTTTGAGAATCTCGCTTAAGACCCCAGCCTCTGGGGCAGCAAGTTCCATTGTCGCTTTATCAGTTTCGATTTCGACAACGATTTCGTCACGTTCAACCGCTTCGCCAGCATCTTTGAGCCAGCGCAAAATCGTTCCCTCGGTAATCGATTCACCGAGAGCGGGAATCACAATATCAACACTCATAGATTTCCTTCGAAGAGTTATCAGTCATCAGTTCTCAGTTTTCAGTACAAGCAGAAAAGTCTGTTTGTACTGAACTGGTCGCTGACAACTGACAACTGATTACTTTCCCCCTGCGAGAGCTTGATTCAGTAATTGCGTTTGCTGCTGCTGATGGATCTTTTGATATCCAACCGCAGGGCTTGCTTGCGCTTGTCGTCCCGCATAACGGAGAATTTGGCGTGCGCGTAGGAGTGGAGAAAGATGTTCCAAGATGAAAGTCCACGCTCCCATGTTGCGTGGTTCTTCTTGCACCCATACCACATCATTGGCTTGCGCGTAGCGGTTCAGCACTTCGGTCAACTGTTGTTCAGGCAGAGGATAGAGCTGCTCAAGACGAACGATAGCCGCGTCGTTTCGTCCGAGCTTCTCTCGCTCGGCTAACAAGTCGTAGTAGACCTTACCGCTACACAACAAGATCTGTTTCACACCCTTCGGGTCAACAGTGACTGTGCTTTGCGGAGCTATACTTTCATCCAAGACTTCATGGAACGCACCATCTGCCAACTCAGTAACTGAAGATACCGCCAATTTATGACGCAAGAGGCTCTTAGGGGTAAATACCACCAAAGGCTTACGAAAGTCGCGCTTCACTTGTCGGCGCAGGAGGTGGAAGATCTGCGCCGGGGTCGTGCAGTTAGCAACCTGGATGTTCTCCTCTGCGCAGAGTTGCAAATAGCGCTCCATCCGTGCACTGGAATGTTCCGGCCCTTGTCCTTCATAGCCATGCGGCAAGAGGAGCACGAGGCCACTCATACGTTGCCATTTTGATTCACTACTGGTGAGATATTGATCGACGATGATTTGCGCACCATTGGCAAAATCACCGAATTGCGCTTCCCAGATCACTAGCGCATTGGGGCTGTCCATACTGTAACCAAAATCGAACCCCATCACCGCATATTCAGATAGCGGACTGTTGTACACGCTAAATTGCGCTTGCCCTTCACGGAGGTTGGCTAAGGGAAAGTACTGGAGCCCAGTGTCGTAATCGACCAGGACCGCATGTCGATGGCTAAACGTGCCGCGAGCACTGTCCTGCCCACTCAGGCGTACCGGAATGCCTTCACAGACAAGCGACCCATACGCTAATAATTCAGCTAAGCCCCAATCGATTTGTCCGTTAGCAAGAACCGTCTCGGTTCGGGCTTGGACCAATTTTTCTACTTTGGGATTGAGGGTAAAGTTTTCTGGTACGGCAGAAAGACGACGCGCAATATATTCCAATAGTTCGCGTTTCACTCGCGTATCAACTCGGCCATTATGTGCTCGCGTTAGGCCTTGCCAGACACCACCGAGAGCTTCAGCCGACGGACGTAATGGCTGACTTTTGACCGTATCGAGCGCGGTCTGCAAACGCTCACGGAAAGATTTCTCAATCGACTTTGCTTCGGCATCACTCAGCTCGTTCTGATCAAGAAGCCGCTCACGATAGAGCCACGCGGCATGCCGCTTGTCCTTGATCGCACGGTACATACGCGGCTGGGTAAAACTCGGCTCATCGCCTTCGTTATGACCATGACGACGATAGCAGACCACATCGAGGACGACG encodes:
- the lpdA gene encoding dihydrolipoyl dehydrogenase — translated: MAETQQFDVLVIGSGPGGYVGAIRAAQLGLRTACVEKSPTLGGTCLNVGCIPSKALLDSSEWFAQAKEKFAHHGVVCSNVTLDLPAMMQRKDKVVEGLTKGIEGLFKKNKVTRLQGQARFRDARTVTITAADGSTQDVQARAIVIATGSEPIALPTVPFDGERIVSSTEALTFSQVPQHLVVVGGGAIGLELGSVWLRLGAKVTVVELLPRLVPGIDAQIASALQRSLTKQGFSFMLGSKVTQATVNNGEVTLTVENDKKENKELKADRVLVAVGRKAYTAGLGAAEIGVAFDERGRVKVDHHYQTNVAGIYALGDAITGPMLAHKAEEEGVALAELLAGKAGHVNYDVVPGIVYTWPEVASVGLSEEAAKASEVQYKVGTFSFLANGRARCMDEADGMVKVIADAKTDRILGVHIVGPRASDIIAEAVMAMEFGASAEDMARAMHGHPTLPEALREAALNVEKRSRQS
- the odhB gene encoding 2-oxoglutarate dehydrogenase complex dihydrolipoyllysine-residue succinyltransferase, with protein sequence MSVDIVIPALGESITEGTILRWLKDAGEAVERDEIVVEIETDKATMELAAPEAGVLSEILKPAGEKVEIGEVIGRVTPGATATARPAPTAAAKSPTPAPVAPVQPQTPVAPLSPAVRRLVEEHAVNPTDVAATGRGGRITKGDVLEHVSAKAAPAPVSTPPAPVQRPAAPPPIVAAFADGNVPREQPQPMSRIRRRIAERLKQVQNTAAILTTFNEIDMSAAMALRSKYNESFKERYGISLGFMSIFAKASVEALRAFPAINAEIRGEDIIYKNYYDLGIAVGTEQGLLVPVIREVDRKSFAQIEIELGELGQRARAGKIKVEELAGGTFTISNGGVYGSLMSTPILNPPQSGILGMHKIEKRPIVAGPNDEIVVRPMMYVALSYDHRIVDGREAVLFLRRIKDCLEDPARMLFGL
- a CDS encoding 2-oxoglutarate dehydrogenase E1 component → MEPAALEGANGADRAPLEFALLNENAEFVETLYLQYLKAPESVDEEWREYFSHLASGASTPSTTNGATHAEPISAADIERQARVLQLIRAYRERGHFQADLDPLGIAPRRSHPELEPSYYGFTEEDMEREFSAARLSGMPAVTLRGILSTLREAYCGTLAVEFMHIQDPAQRSWIQAHMEDKRKRVSFPVEIKRSILSKLYAAETFETFLHTKFVGHKRFSLEGAESTIPMMERLVDHAAEHGVEEIVIGMAHRGRLNVLVNLLGKSFEQVFSEFDGNVDPNSMMGSGDVKYHLGFSADHLAQNGKKVHLTLTANPSHLETVNPVVEGRVRAKQDRRDDRERTRVVPLLLHGNAAFAGQGVVSETLNLSQLRGYTTGGTIHIVVNNQIGFTTDPEDGFSGSYTTDIAKSIQAPIFHVNGDDPEAVARVAMLAVDFRQTFRRDVVLDVVCYRRHGHNEGDEPSFTQPRMYRAIKDKRHAAWLYRERLLDQNELSDAEAKSIEKSFRERLQTALDTVKSQPLRPSAEALGGVWQGLTRAHNGRVDTRVKRELLEYIARRLSAVPENFTLNPKVEKLVQARTETVLANGQIDWGLAELLAYGSLVCEGIPVRLSGQDSARGTFSHRHAVLVDYDTGLQYFPLANLREGQAQFSVYNSPLSEYAVMGFDFGYSMDSPNALVIWEAQFGDFANGAQIIVDQYLTSSESKWQRMSGLVLLLPHGYEGQGPEHSSARMERYLQLCAEENIQVANCTTPAQIFHLLRRQVKRDFRKPLVVFTPKSLLRHKLAVSSVTELADGAFHEVLDESIAPQSTVTVDPKGVKQILLCSGKVYYDLLAEREKLGRNDAAIVRLEQLYPLPEQQLTEVLNRYAQANDVVWVQEEPRNMGAWTFILEHLSPLLRARQILRYAGRQAQASPAVGYQKIHQQQQTQLLNQALAGGK